The genomic stretch AAGTTTACTCAAATCTGAAGGAAGTTCAAGATCGAGATACATGGAGGTTTTTGGATTCTTGGACAGGATTATCTTTGCGATTGTTGTTTTGCCCACTTGTCTTGGACCAAGAATTCCAACGGCTGGGAAT from Candidatus Peregrinibacteria bacterium encodes the following:
- a CDS encoding AAA family ATPase, coding for MIKRSLTSEIENSLQEFPAVGILGPRQVGKTTIAKIILSKNPKTSMYLDLELPSDLSKL